In a single window of the Thermus amyloliquefaciens genome:
- the glmS gene encoding glutamine--fructose-6-phosphate transaminase (isomerizing) has translation MCGIVGYIGFRNATDVLMDGLRRLEYRGYDSAGVAVRTPAGLKVVKRSGKLSALEKALKEEHLEGPLGIGHTRWATHGAPTDPNAHPHTTEDGKIAVIHNGIIENYLELKEALKARGHRFTSETDSEVLAHLLEEKYQGDLYEALREALREVRGAYAVVAAHEDHQEIVAARTVSPLVIGLGEGENFLASDVPALLPYTRRVIFLHDGDLARITREGVEVTDLQGRPLEREVVEIDWTLEAAEKGGFPHYMLKEIYEQPWVLENTLGGRLREEEGDVDLGLRLDPQAVERVHVIACGTAAYAGWYGKYLLEALARIPTEWDVASEYRYRDPLADERTLAIAISQSGETIDTLEGVREAKRKGAKTLGVINAKGSSITREVEDVLYIHAGPEIGVASTKAYTAMLAAMAMLAVHLGRRRGILGKEEAQGLLKEMRKLPRLVEEVLEKRPLIAHLAEKYHQAQDFLFLGRHVQAPTAYEGALKLKEISYIHAEAYPAGEMKHGPIALIDEHLPVVVLATQGPLYEKTLSNVQEVRARGGKVIALATEGDEEIRKLAQDVVYLPEVHPLLAPIVSVVPLQLLAYEIAVLLGRDVDQPRNLAKSVTVE, from the coding sequence ATGTGTGGGATTGTAGGCTACATCGGTTTCCGAAACGCCACGGATGTGCTCATGGATGGACTGAGGAGGCTGGAGTACCGGGGGTACGACTCCGCCGGGGTGGCGGTGCGCACCCCCGCGGGGCTGAAGGTGGTCAAGCGCTCGGGGAAGCTTTCCGCCCTGGAAAAGGCCCTTAAGGAGGAGCACCTGGAGGGGCCTTTGGGCATCGGCCATACCCGCTGGGCCACCCACGGGGCCCCCACCGACCCCAACGCCCACCCCCACACCACGGAGGATGGCAAGATCGCCGTGATCCACAACGGCATCATCGAGAACTACCTGGAGCTCAAGGAGGCCCTGAAGGCACGGGGGCACCGCTTCACCTCGGAAACCGACAGCGAGGTTCTGGCGCATCTTCTAGAGGAGAAATACCAAGGGGATCTTTACGAGGCCCTGAGGGAGGCCCTAAGGGAGGTGCGGGGCGCCTATGCGGTGGTGGCGGCGCATGAGGACCACCAGGAGATCGTGGCCGCCCGCACGGTGAGCCCACTGGTGATCGGCCTGGGAGAGGGGGAAAACTTCCTGGCCTCGGACGTGCCCGCCCTCCTTCCCTACACCCGGCGGGTCATCTTCCTCCACGACGGGGACCTGGCCCGCATCACCCGGGAGGGGGTGGAGGTCACCGACCTTCAGGGCCGCCCCCTGGAGCGGGAGGTGGTGGAGATCGACTGGACCCTCGAGGCCGCCGAGAAGGGCGGCTTCCCCCACTACATGCTGAAGGAGATCTACGAGCAACCCTGGGTGCTGGAGAACACCCTGGGGGGCCGCCTGCGCGAGGAAGAGGGGGACGTGGACCTGGGGCTCCGCCTGGACCCCCAGGCGGTGGAGCGGGTGCACGTGATCGCCTGCGGCACTGCGGCCTACGCGGGCTGGTACGGGAAGTACCTCCTGGAAGCCCTGGCCCGCATCCCCACGGAGTGGGACGTGGCCAGCGAGTACCGCTACCGCGATCCCCTGGCGGACGAAAGGACCCTGGCCATCGCCATCAGCCAATCGGGGGAGACCATCGACACCCTGGAGGGGGTGCGCGAGGCCAAGCGCAAGGGGGCCAAAACCCTTGGGGTCATCAACGCCAAGGGTTCTAGCATCACCCGGGAGGTGGAGGACGTCCTCTACATCCACGCCGGTCCCGAGATCGGGGTGGCCTCCACCAAGGCCTACACCGCCATGCTGGCGGCCATGGCCATGCTGGCGGTCCACCTTGGCCGAAGGAGGGGGATCCTCGGCAAGGAGGAAGCCCAGGGCCTCCTTAAGGAGATGCGAAAGCTTCCCCGGTTGGTGGAGGAAGTTTTGGAAAAGCGCCCCCTCATCGCCCACCTCGCCGAGAAGTACCACCAGGCCCAGGACTTCCTCTTCCTGGGGCGGCACGTGCAGGCCCCCACCGCCTATGAGGGGGCCTTGAAGCTCAAGGAGATCAGCTACATCCACGCGGAGGCCTACCCCGCGGGGGAGATGAAGCACGGGCCCATCGCCCTCATTGACGAGCACCTGCCCGTGGTGGTCCTGGCCACCCAAGGCCCCCTCTACGAGAAGACCCTCTCCAACGTCCAGGAGGTGCGGGCCCGGGGAGGCAAGGTGATCGCCCTGGCCACGGAAGGGGATGAGGAAATCCGCAAGCTGGCCCAGGACGTGGTCTACCTCCCGGAGGTGCATCCCCTCCTCGCCCCCATCGTGAGCGTGGTGCCCTTGCAGCTTCTGGCCTACGAGATCGCCGTCCTCCTGGGTCGGGACGTGGACCAGCCCCGCAACCTGGCCAAGAGCGTGACCGTGGAGTAA